CCGGTCGCCCTTGGCGATGCCCCGGTCCGCGAACCCCGTCGCCAACCGGCCCGCACGCGCGTCGAGTTCGCCGTACGTCCAGGCGCGGCGCCCGCCCGCGGGGTCGATGACCGCCACGCGGTCGCGGTGGGCGGCGGCGCGCGCCCGGAGTACGCCGGTGAACGTCTCGCCGCGCCAGTGACCGGCCGCGCGGTAGCGCTCGGCGAAGCCGGCGGGCCAGGTGGGGGCGTCGTCCTGCGGGGCGGCGCTCACAGCGCGGCCCCCACGGCGCTGAGGAAGGTGCGGAACTTGGCAGCGGTCTCCGCGGTCTCCGCCTCGGGCGAGGAGGCGGCCACCACACCGGCGCCGGCGAACAGCCGCAGTGAGCGGCCCTCGGCCTCGGCGCAGCGGATCGTCACGACCCACTCGCCGTCGCCGTCCGCGTCCTGCCAGCCGACCATGCCGGTGTAGGCGCCGCGGTCGAAGGGTTCCGACTCCGCGATGACGGCGCGGGCCGTCTCGGTCGGGGTGCCGCACACCGCCGGTGTGGGGTGCAGCGCCGAAGCGAGATCGAGGGAGGTGGTGGCGTGGTCGGCGAGTGTTCCGGTGACGGTCGTCGACAGGTGCCACATGGCGGCGGTCCGTACGAGCGTGGGGTGTTGGGGGACGTCGAGGCCCGGGCAGAACGGGGCGAGGGCTTCCCGTACGGCGTCGATGACCACCGCGTGTTCGTGCAGGTCCTTGGCGGACTCCAGCAGTGCGGCCGCCCGTCGCACGTCCTCGGCCAGATCACTGCTGCGCGGTGCGGAGCCGGCCAGCGGGTTGGCGGTGAGTACGTTCCCGGCTCGGGCGACCAGCAGTTCGGGGCTGGCGCCGATCAGGGTGCGGTCCGGCCCGCTGGGCACGGCGAAGGTGTAGCCCTTCGGGTCGTGCTGCGCGAGCCGGCGCAGCATGGCGGGCAGGTCGAGCTCGTGCGGGGAGGTCAGCTCCAGGGTGCGGGCGAGGACGACCTTGTCGAACTCCCCGGCCCGCATCCGCCGGACCGCCGCGGCGACGGCCGCGGTGTACGCGCCGGCCTCGGGGACCTCGCGGGTCTGCCAGGTGCCGGGCTCCGCCGAAGGGCCGGGGAGCGCGATGAGCGGGTCCTCGCAGAGCGCCGAGGTCCGGCGGACGGACTGCGGGACCGCCAGTGAGTGGGGGGCGCCCGGTGTGAAGGGCAGTGCGCCCACCACGATCGGTGCCGGGTCCCCGGCGCGCCGCCGGGCATCGAGCACCTCCCGCACCCGGGTGCTCAACGGCCTTGCATCGTCTGGGACTTGGGCTGCTGTGCCGGATGCGAGCAGGGTCCGGCGCGACGAGGCGAGGAAGCGGTCGGTGCCGGGCCGGTAGGCGTCGAGCAGTGCGGTGGCCGCACCGGGGGAGGCGTGGGGAGTGGACGGGGCCGGGGCGGTGGGTACGCGCAGTGAGGCAGACATGTCTTCTTGTCTCCAGTGGGGGAGGGCTGCGATCCGCTGTCGAAGGTGCCGAACGAGAGGTCCTGGGGCGTGTTCCGGCAGTACCGCCGCGAGCGTGCGTGCCGGGCGTCGCCGGGCAGGCGGGACTTTCGGAACAGGCCTAGGCCCGCAGCGTGGCGCCGCCGTCGACGTAGAGGTCGTGCAGGGTGATGTGGCGGGCGCGGTCGGACACGAGGAAGGCGACGGCGTCGGCGATGTCGGACGGGTCGGCGATCCGGCCGAGCGGAATGCCGGTGCGGTAGCTCGCCGGGTCCCCGTCGATGACGCGGCGGGCGGCGGCCGCTTCGACCTGTGCGTCCCCGGCCGGCCACATGCCGCGCTGCATGTCGGTGAGGGTCGAGCCCGGTGAGACGGTGTTGCAGCGGACGCCCAGGGGGGCCAGTTCCAGGCCGAGGCACTTGGTGAACATGACGGCCGCGGCCTTGGACGCCGCGTACGCGGCCATGTCCGTGCGGGGGATGCCCGCGGCGTTGGATGCGACGGTGACGATGCTGCCCGTTCCGCGTCCGGCCATCCGGCGTGACACGGACCGCGAGACATGGAACACCCCGTTGGTGTTGACGGCGAACGTGGCCGCCCAGTCCTCGTCCGTCAGCTCGGCGACCGCCGAAGTCCGCAGTACTCCGGCGACGTTGACCACGATGTCCAGCGGGCCGAGCGTGTCCTCGGCCTCCGCGACGAGTGCCTCCACGGCTTGGGAGTCCGTGACGTCGAGTGTGCGGGCCACGACCTGCCCGCCGTACTTCAGGGCGAGCGCGCGGACGCCGTCGGGGGCGACGTCGGTGGCCAGGACCCGGGCGCCGCGCTCGACGAGGGCGTGCACCACCGCCTCGCCGATCCCGCGGCCCGCCCCCGTCACGAGGGCGAGCCGGCCGGTGAGTTCCGGGGCGGGGTTCACTTGACCATGGCCTTGCGGATGTCGTCGAGCACCGAGACGGCCGCCTGCGCGCCGCCCAGGCTCGTCCACTTCGTTCCGTCGATCACGGTCGCACGATCGTTGCTCACGGCCTTGAGCTGCTTGTACGCAGGCTTCTTGGACAGTTCGCCCACAAGGTCCTGGTCCGATCCGGTGGAGGTGAGCGTGCCGATGAAGAGCCAGTCCCCGTCGATCTCCTTGAGGTTCTCGTCGCTGATCGGGGTGGAGTGGCCCTCGCCCTTCTCGTTCTGGATTCCGGGGCGGGTGAAGCCCAGGTCCTTCAGGACGTCGCTGATGAACACGCCCTGCTGCATGACGGCCGAGCCCTTGGCCGAGTAGCGGGCGACGGACACGCTCTTGCCGGCCTCCGCGCCCAGGTCCTTCTTCAGGGCGGCGGCCCGGGTGTCGTAGTCGGCGAGGAACGCCTCGGCCCGGTTGCCCTTGCCGAGCGTCTTCCCGGTGAGCGAGAGCGCCTTCTTCCAGTCCTTGGCGCCGTCGATCGTGACGACCGTGGGCGCGACCTTGCGCAGCTGCTGGAGGACTTGTTCGTCGGCGAGCTGACCGGCGAGGATCACATCCGGCTTGGCCTGGACGACCTTCTCGATGTCCGGTCCGGTGACCGCGCCCACCACGGGGATGCCCTTCGCCCGGTCCGCGAGGTAGCCGGGCGCGCCCTTCTGGCCGCGGCCGGCGGTCAGACCCACCGGCTTCACGCCCAGTGCGAGAGCCGCGTCCAGGTCCATCTCGCTGAGGACGACCACCCGCTCGGGCGCCGAGGGGACCTTCACCGACGTCCCGGTCGCGTCCGTCACCTGAGTCGTCGTCGCGGACTTGGACCCGCCCGAACCGTCAGATCCCTCCGAGGCATCCGAGGACCCGCAGGCGGTCAGCGCCAGGGCACAGATGCCGATCAGAGAGGCCGCCACCGAGGGGCGGGCAAGGCCGTGGGAAGAGAAGGTCGAATTCGGGGCCATGGCCTGGAATCTCCGTTGCGTTCGAGTGATGGGGTCGGTCCGGGTGGCTGCTCCGCCGCACCGAAGGGGGACAGGGCAGGGCGATTGACGCCGTTTCAGGGCATGGGGGAGCCCTGGGGGCCGCCGACATCCACCCGGCTTACTTAGGTTAGGCTAACCATATGTCGATCGCGCAAAGGGGACGGCCCGAAGCCGAGTCCCGCCCCACCGAAGCCCTGCCGCGGGAGGGACGCGCGGCCGTGTGGGCGGCCGCCGGTCTCGTGCTCCTGCTGCCCGTCCTCGTCCTGCTGTCTCTGCTCGTCGGCACCGGGTCGAGTTCGGCGGGAGGCGCCTGGCACTACCTCGTCGGCGATCCGGCCGCCCGGGCGGACGCGCAACTGCGCCTGGCCGTCGTGGACGTACGCCTGCCGCGCACGCTTGCCGCGGTCCTGGTCGGGGCGTGTCTGGGAACGGCGGGATGCCTCCTGCAGGCCGCCACCCGCAACCCCCTCGCCGAGACGGGACTGCTCGGCGTCAACTCGGGCGCCGCCTTCGCCGTGGTGCTGGGGCTCACCTTCTTCGGTGCGGACTCTCCCGCCTCGTTGCTGGTGTGGGCCCTGGCCGGAGGGATGGTCGCGAGCGCGGCCGTCCTGCTGTTCGCCGCGTCCGGACGCGGCGGCGGATCCCCGCTGCGTCTCGTCCTGGCCGGATCGGCGCTCGGCGCCACCTTCCACGGACTCACCTCGTACGTCCTGCTGGGTACGCAGTCCACTTTCGACACCTACCGCTACTGGACGATCGGCTCGCTCGCCGGCGTCGAGCTCTCCGACCTGCTGCCTCTCCTGCCCCTGATCGCGCTGGGGCTGCTCACCGCATTCTGCAGCGCCCGCCCGCTGGCGGCGCTCGGGCTCGGGGACGACGGAGCCCGCTCCCTGGGGCACCATCCCGGCCGGATCCGCCTCGTCGTCGCCGCGGCCGTCTCGCTGCTCGCCGGATGCGCCGTCGCCGTGGCCGGGCCCATCGCCTTTCTCGGCCTGTTCGCGCCCTACGCGGCCCGGGCACTGGCCGGAGCGCGGATGACCGCCCAACTCGCCCTGTCCGCCCTGATCGCGGCCGACATCATGATCATCGCGGACCTTCTCGCGCGGATCGTCATCCGGCCCTGGGAGACCCCGGTCAGCGTGCTGCTCGCCTTCGTCGGCGGCCCCCTGCTCGTGTGGATCGCCCGCTCCTCCCGGCTGTCCACCGCGGGGGTACCGGCATGAGCGACGTGACCCCGCCCGACAGCGTCGTGGTCCGCACCGGGACGCTGTCCTGGCTCCTTCCGAGGCGCAGCGCGCTCACTGCCGCGCTGCTCCTTCCGCTGCTGGCCCTTCTCATCACCCTGGCGGTGATGGCGAGTTCGACCGGCATGAGCCTTTCGCAGACCCTCTCGGGACTGCTGGGAACCGGTGATGCCGGCACCGTCATGATCGTGCGGGACTTCCGGCTTCCCCGCATCTTCACCGGTCTGCTGGTCGGCGCCGCTCTCGGTGTCGCGGGCTGTCTCACCCAGACCCTGGCCGGCAACCGGCTCGCCACACCGGACCTGGTCGGGGTCAACGAGGGAGCCACCGCTGCCGTGGTGGCCGCCGCCGCGGGGTCCGCCACCGGCATGGTCGGCAACTGGTGGCTCGGGCCGCTCGGCGCCATCGCCGCCGCGGTCCTCGTCGTCCTCTGCGCCGGGGGAGCGGGCAGTGCCGGATACCGGCTGCTGGTGGCCGGTATCGGCGTCTCCACCTTCATCGGCGCGGTCAGCGACCTGATCATGTCGCGCGAGAACGACAACACCGCGGGCGGCGTGTTCCTCTGGGCCGTCGGCAGCCTCAACGGACGCGACTGGGACGCCGGAGTGCCGCTGGCCGTGGCCCTGCTGTTCCTCGTCCCGCTCTCGCTGGCGGCCGGGCACCGCCTTCAACTCCTGCGCTTCGGCGACGAGGTGGCGAGCTCCCTCGGTGTCGACCTGCGGCGGGTACGTACCTGCGCACTCGTCCTCGCCGTACTGCTGGCCGGTACGGCCGTCGGGGTCGGCGGTCCCATCGCCTTCGTGGCACTGGCCGCGCCGATCCTCGCCCAGCGGCTGAGCGGTCCCACCCGGGTCCCGGTCACCGGCTCGGCGCTGACCGGGGCCGCGCTGATTGCCGCGGCCGATGCGATCGGACGCGTTGCCGCGCCGGTCGAACTGCCCGTCGGGGTCGTCACCAGCGTCCTCGGCGGCCCCTTTCTCCTGTGGGTACTGCTGCGGCCCGACCGGGCCGCCGGAAAGGCGTGAGCCGCACATGACCGAGAATCCGACCGCTGCGAAGGCGGGCCTCGAAGTCCTTGGCCTGCACGCCGGATACCCGGGCCGCCCTGTCGTCGAGAACGTCGAACTCACCGTCCCCGCGGGACAGGTCGTCGCGATCGTGGGCCCCAACGGCTGCGGCAAGTCGACCCTGCTGCGGACCGTCGCCCGGCTCCACCGGCCCGAGTCCGGCAGGGTCCTGATCGGCGGGACGGACATCTGGGAGACCGGCCGGCGCCGGGCCGCCCACCATGTCGCCCTGCTGCCGCAGTCGCCGCGCGCCCCCGAGGCGGTCACCGTGGCCGGCCTGGTGCGCTACGGCCGCAGCCCGCATCAGGGGCTGCTGCGCCAGTGGTCGCGCGAGGATGAGCGGGCGGTACGCGACGCACTCGACGCCACCGGCACCACCGCACTGGCCGGCGAGCGCATCGACCGGCTGTCCGGCGGCCAGCGCCAGCGCTGCTGGCTCGCCATGGTCCTCGCCCAGCAGACCCCGGTCGTCCTGCTCGACGAACCCACCAGCGCCCTCGACCTCGGCCATGCCGTCGAGGTCCTGGAACTCGTCCGCGAGGTCGCGGCCACCGGCCGCACCGTCGTCATGGTCCAGCACGACCTCGCCGCCGCGGCCCGTTACGCCGATCTGCTCGTCGCGATGAAGGACGGCCGCGTCATCGCCCGGGGTGCTCCCCGCGAGACGGTCGACGAAGCCCTGGTGAAGGAGCTGTACGCGCTCGACGCGGACATACTCGACGCCCCGGGCGACGGCTCACCCGTCGTGGTGGCGCGCAGCCGCACCGGCGTGACCACGAGGCCGACTCTCACTCCGTAATGTCGCATTTGGGCGATTGTTCGGAATAGTTAAGAATGCTCGACGGAGTCACCTTTCTCCGGGTCATAGCTTCTGAATATCGAGCAAATCGCCCCTTTCGGGCGCAGTGGCCAGCGTCACGTTTTCGGCCTCCGACGCAGAATCGGAGGCTCTGGTTCCCTGTCGTGCCAAGAAAGTTGACCCGCCCCGGTGTGACCGGCGTCCCACATTTCCTTTGATTGATCTTGCGAATTAATTGCGATCAAGAATTCCGGGCTTGTTTCGCCTGCCCTTTCTCGCTTACGGTCGCCGTCAATCCGGATGGAACGCCGAATCCTGCCGCCGTCCGGTAACCCGACCACTCACGTACGGCAGGAGCGGGGGACCCAGGTTTGCCGCCGTTCCGGAATCCGGAGCGGCTAGGGGTGAAGTCGCCATGTGCGGCCGGACATCTCCAGTCCGAACCCGACAGCTCACCTCGCAGGCGGCGGAGAGGAAAAGCGCCATGCCCTTCAAGGGTCACCACCGTCGTTCCAAGTCCACGTCCCTGACCCGCGGTTTCATCGCCGTGAGCGCGGGCGGAGTCGTTCTCGCGCTCCCCCTGATCGCTGCCGGTTCGGCTTCCGCCGCACCCGCCCAGGCGGTCGTCGCAGAAAAGGCCGCGGCCCCGACTTCCGTGTCCGGCAAGGAAATTGCCGCACAGAAGACCGAGTCCACCACCTATTCCGTGATCTCCGGTGATTCCCTTTCCAAGATCGCCCGGGGGCATTCCCTCAGCGGCGGCTGGGAGCGGCTGTACCAGGACAACCGAAGTGTGGTGGGCGGCAACCCCGACCTCATTCACCCGGGCCTGAAGCTGACCATCGGCGCCAAGTCCGCGGCCGCTGCCCCCAAGGCGGCGACCAAGAGCGAATTCAAGGCGGAGAACACCTCCGGCAGCGCCTCGCAGCCGTCGGCCGACCGGGCCGAGAGCGCCGACCGCGCCGACCGTTCCCAGCGGACGGCGGCGCCCGTCGCCGTGGAAACCGCCGCGACCACCTCCACGCAGACCGCGACGGCGTACACCGACGACCTCGACGGCTGGATCAAGGAGTCGCTCGCCGTCATGGCCGAGCACGGCATCCCCGGCAGCTACGACAGCATCCACCGCAACATCCTGCGCGAGTCCTCGGGCAACCCGCAGATCGTCAACAACTGGGACTCGAACGCGGCCGCCGGCACCCCGTCCAAGGGTCTCCTCCAGGTCATCCAGCCCACGTTCGACGCGTACCACGTGCCCGGCACCTCGCTGGACATCCTGGACCCGGTCGCCAACATCACGGCCGCGTGCAACTACGCCGCCGCCACGTACGGCTCGATCGACAACGTCTTCGGGGCCTACTGATCCACCGCGGATCCGCCCCCGCGCGGAGCCGTGAACAGGGGTGGAAGGGAGCTGAACAGCTCCCTTCCACCCCTGTTGCGATGCCGTACAACCCTTGTGCCGCGGAGCCGGTCCAACAGGGCGTCAGGAGGGTAACGGGCCCTTCCCGGCGTCCCCCCCCGGACTCGCCCGGTCATCCTTGAACCGAGGAGCCGCTCGTGCGCACCTACCGACCCGCCGCCGTTGCCGCGGCCTCATTTCTCCTGATGGCGGGGGCCGCCGTCGCCGCGCCTTCCGCCTCTGCCGGTACCCCCGGCGGAACGCACGCGGACGACCGCAACACCGACTTCAACGGTGACGGCTACGAGGACGTACTCATCGGCGCGCCAGGCGGGACCATCGGCGGCGAGAAGGGCGCGGGCTACGTGACCGTGCAGTACGGCGGGCCGGGCGGCATCGGCACCAGCCGGGGTGCCGTCCTCAGCCAGAACACCACCGGGGTGCCGGGTTCCGCCGAGGCCGGGGACGGCTTCGGCCGCGCACTGGCCACCGGGGACCTCGACGGGGACGGGTTCGACGACGCGGTCGTGGGCCTCCCCGGCGAGAACATCGAACCGGTGGCCGACGCGGGCGGCGTCGTCGTCCTGTGGGGCTCCGCGCAAGGGCTCTCCGGCGCGGACAGCGACTGGCTGCAGACGGCGGAGCCTGCCTCCGGCGGCAGATTCGGCAGCGCGCTCGCCGCGGCGCACTTCAGCCCCGACATCCCCGGCGACCAGCTGGCCGTCACCGACCGTACCGACTTCACCCTGTTCCAGTACGACCCGGGAACCCGCCGGAACGCCACGTCGAGCATCAGCCACATCCCCGGCACCCCCGGGCGCGAGATCGCACCCCGCGCCCTGACCACCGGCGACTACGACGACAACGGTCTCGCCGACCTCGTCATCTCCGGTGTCACCGTCGGCGACGAGCCGGGGCACGGCTGGTCCGCGGTCCTCCTCGGCGAGGTACAGGGACTCCGCTACGACCACGACCTGCGCGGCGGCCCGGCCGTCGCCTCCGGAGACATCGACAACGACGGCTTCGACGACCTCGTCACCGGGGAGCCCGGCAGCCCCGACGGCGGCGAGTCGATGACCGGCGGTGCGGTCGGCGTGTACCACGGCAGCACGGGCGACGGACCCGTGGGCGCCGAGGGTCCGGGCACCCCGCCCGTGTGGTGGACGCAGGACACCACGGGCGTCCCCGGCAGCCCGGAGGCAGGCGACGGCTGGGGCGCCGACCTATCGGTGGCGGACACCGACGGGGACGGATACGCGGACGTGGCCGTCGGAGCCCCCGGCGAGGACATCGGCGCGGTCGCCGACGCGGGAGCCGTATGGGTGCTGCGCGGTGCGGCCGGCGGACTCACCGCCACCGGCGCCGCCTCATGGGACCAGAACTCGGTGGACGTGCCGGGCGTCCCCGAGAAGGGCGACCGCTGGGGCGGCCAGGTGCGGCTGACCGACCCGAACAAGGACGGCCGGTTCGGTCTGCTGACCGCAGCACCGGGAGAGAACGCCGGCGACGGCGTCGTCTGGGTGTTCTCCGCCGGCGCCGGCGGCGTGACGCCCGCCGGCTCGTGGACGTTCGACGCCCGGCCGTTCGGCGGTGCGAGGACGGGCGCCGGATACGGAGCCACGATCGACGAGTAGAGCGCCGGGAGAGCGGACCGGGGCGGGCCGCCGGACCCGCCCCGGTCCGCTCTCCCGTCCGCTCCGAACCCGGTGCGCGATGCCACTATGAACCTTTCATCCCGCGCGCTACCCTCCGCCGCATGATTTCCACGGTGGTCTGGGGTACCGGCAATGTCGGCCGCGCGGCCATCCGCGCCGTCGAGGCCCATCCGGCCCTGAAACTCGCGCACGTGCTCGTCCACGACCCCGCCAAGGTGGGCCGCGACGCGGGCCTCCTCGCCGGCCTGGACCGCGATCTGGGCGTCGCCGCGACCGACGACATCGACGCGGTGCTGGCCGGCTCTCCCCGGGCCGTCGTCTACGCGGCCTCCGGCGACATCCGCCCCGACGAGGCACTCGCCGACATCATCAGGGCGGTGGCCGGGGGCGCCGTCGTCGTCACCCCGGCGCTGTACGCGCTCTACGACCAGCGCGGGGCCCCGCCCGAGCTGCGCGATCCGGTGCTGGCCGCCGTCGCCGGCGGGGGCGGCTCGCTCTTCGTCTCGGGCGTCGATCCCGGCTGGGGCAACGACGTGCTGCCCCTGCTCATCAGCGGACTCGGCACCGCGGTCGACGCGATCCGCTGCCAGGAGATCTTCGACTACTCCACCTACGACCAGCCCGATTCGGTCCGCCACCTGATCGGTATGGGACACCCCATGGAGTACGAGCCGCTGATGCTCGCGGCCTCCGTCCCGACCATGGTGTGGGGTGGGCAGATACGCCTGATGGCCAGGGCCCTGGGCGTGGAACTCGACGACATCCGCGAGACCATGGCCCGGCGGCCGCTCGAAACCACCGTCACCACCAGGACGATGGGCGAGTTCGAGGCCGGCACCCAGGGCGCGGTCCGCTTCGAGGTCCAGGGCATCGTCGAGGGCGAACCCCGCATCGTGATCGAGCACATCACCCGCATCCATCCCTCCTGCGCGCCGGACTGGCCGTCGCCGCCCGACGGGGCCGGTGCCCACCGCGTGATCATCGAAGGGCGCCCCCGCATCGAGGTCACCGTCGAGGCCACCGACGAGGGCGAGAACCGGTCGGCGGGCGGCAACGCCACCGCGGTCGGCCGGCTGGTGAACGCCATCGACTGGCTGGTGGAAGCGGAACCCGGACTCTACGACGCCCTCGACGTCCCCCTGCGTCCCGCAGCCGGCCGACTCGGAAGGAAGCAGCCATGATCATCGATATCCCCGAGGGCCAGGAGCCGATCGGCTACGTGTGGGGCGACATGGTCCCCGGCATCGGTATGGCCGCCGCGAACTTCTCCCTGTCGGTGTACGAGCACACGACTCTCGGGCTCCGTGAGTTCGAGGCCGCCCGGCTGCGCATCGCGCAGATCAACGGCTGTCTCTTCTGCCTGGACTGGCGCACCGAACGCGACGGTCAGAAGGTCGAGGAGGAGTTCGCCGGTGCGGTGAGCGAGTGGCGCACCACCGGAGTCTTCGACGACCGGACCAGGCTGGCGGCCGAGTACGCCGAGCGGTACGCCCTGGACCACCACGGCCTGGACGACGCCTTCTGGGCCCGGATGACCGCGCACTACAGCCAGCACGAGATCGTCGAGCTCAGTATGAGCATCGGTTCCTGGCTGGCGTTCGGCCGGCTCAACCATGTGCTCGGCCTCGACGCGGTGTGCGTACTGCCGGGGCACTGAAGAACAGCCCGCGGGCCCTGTTGTGGCGCGCATCCGGTAGGAGGCCTGTCCGTCGCCTCCTACCGGAAGACTCACGCGAGGGGACCCGCCGTCACAGATCGGTGGCGATGATCTTCTCGATGTTCCGTTCGGCGAGTGCCGTGATGGTGACGAACGGATTGACGCTGGTGTTGCCGGGGATCAGCGAGCCGTCGATGACGTAGAGGCCCGAATAACCGTGCAGACGGCCGTAGTTGTCGGTGGCCTTGTCGAGGACGGCGCCGCCGAGCGGGTGGTAGGTGAGGTGGTCGCCCCAGATCTTGTAGACGCCGAAGAGATCGGTCCGGTAGATCGTCCCCTCCCTGGCGTTGATCTTGTCGAAGATCGTCTTCGCCATGTCGATGGACGGCTGCTTCCAGGCGGTCTGCCAGTTCAGGTCGACCTTGCCCGTGGCGGCGTTCCAGGAGAACTGCGCGCGGTTCGGGTTCTTCGTGATCGACAGATAGAACGAGGCGAACGTCTCGATCCCGGTCGGCAGCGGTGCGACCTCGGCGAACGCGCC
This genomic interval from Streptomyces sp. NBC_00464 contains the following:
- a CDS encoding ABC transporter ATP-binding protein — translated: MTENPTAAKAGLEVLGLHAGYPGRPVVENVELTVPAGQVVAIVGPNGCGKSTLLRTVARLHRPESGRVLIGGTDIWETGRRRAAHHVALLPQSPRAPEAVTVAGLVRYGRSPHQGLLRQWSREDERAVRDALDATGTTALAGERIDRLSGGQRQRCWLAMVLAQQTPVVLLDEPTSALDLGHAVEVLELVREVAATGRTVVMVQHDLAAAARYADLLVAMKDGRVIARGAPRETVDEALVKELYALDADILDAPGDGSPVVVARSRTGVTTRPTLTP
- a CDS encoding 2,3-dihydro-2,3-dihydroxybenzoate dehydrogenase — its product is MNPAPELTGRLALVTGAGRGIGEAVVHALVERGARVLATDVAPDGVRALALKYGGQVVARTLDVTDSQAVEALVAEAEDTLGPLDIVVNVAGVLRTSAVAELTDEDWAATFAVNTNGVFHVSRSVSRRMAGRGTGSIVTVASNAAGIPRTDMAAYAASKAAAVMFTKCLGLELAPLGVRCNTVSPGSTLTDMQRGMWPAGDAQVEAAAARRVIDGDPASYRTGIPLGRIADPSDIADAVAFLVSDRARHITLHDLYVDGGATLRA
- a CDS encoding ABC transporter substrate-binding protein: MAPNSTFSSHGLARPSVAASLIGICALALTACGSSDASEGSDGSGGSKSATTTQVTDATGTSVKVPSAPERVVVLSEMDLDAALALGVKPVGLTAGRGQKGAPGYLADRAKGIPVVGAVTGPDIEKVVQAKPDVILAGQLADEQVLQQLRKVAPTVVTIDGAKDWKKALSLTGKTLGKGNRAEAFLADYDTRAAALKKDLGAEAGKSVSVARYSAKGSAVMQQGVFISDVLKDLGFTRPGIQNEKGEGHSTPISDENLKEIDGDWLFIGTLTSTGSDQDLVGELSKKPAYKQLKAVSNDRATVIDGTKWTSLGGAQAAVSVLDDIRKAMVK
- a CDS encoding FecCD family ABC transporter permease, with the protein product MSIAQRGRPEAESRPTEALPREGRAAVWAAAGLVLLLPVLVLLSLLVGTGSSSAGGAWHYLVGDPAARADAQLRLAVVDVRLPRTLAAVLVGACLGTAGCLLQAATRNPLAETGLLGVNSGAAFAVVLGLTFFGADSPASLLVWALAGGMVASAAVLLFAASGRGGGSPLRLVLAGSALGATFHGLTSYVLLGTQSTFDTYRYWTIGSLAGVELSDLLPLLPLIALGLLTAFCSARPLAALGLGDDGARSLGHHPGRIRLVVAAAVSLLAGCAVAVAGPIAFLGLFAPYAARALAGARMTAQLALSALIAADIMIIADLLARIVIRPWETPVSVLLAFVGGPLLVWIARSSRLSTAGVPA
- a CDS encoding FecCD family ABC transporter permease yields the protein MSDVTPPDSVVVRTGTLSWLLPRRSALTAALLLPLLALLITLAVMASSTGMSLSQTLSGLLGTGDAGTVMIVRDFRLPRIFTGLLVGAALGVAGCLTQTLAGNRLATPDLVGVNEGATAAVVAAAAGSATGMVGNWWLGPLGAIAAAVLVVLCAGGAGSAGYRLLVAGIGVSTFIGAVSDLIMSRENDNTAGGVFLWAVGSLNGRDWDAGVPLAVALLFLVPLSLAAGHRLQLLRFGDEVASSLGVDLRRVRTCALVLAVLLAGTAVGVGGPIAFVALAAPILAQRLSGPTRVPVTGSALTGAALIAAADAIGRVAAPVELPVGVVTSVLGGPFLLWVLLRPDRAAGKA
- a CDS encoding isochorismate synthase — protein: MSASLRVPTAPAPSTPHASPGAATALLDAYRPGTDRFLASSRRTLLASGTAAQVPDDARPLSTRVREVLDARRRAGDPAPIVVGALPFTPGAPHSLAVPQSVRRTSALCEDPLIALPGPSAEPGTWQTREVPEAGAYTAAVAAAVRRMRAGEFDKVVLARTLELTSPHELDLPAMLRRLAQHDPKGYTFAVPSGPDRTLIGASPELLVARAGNVLTANPLAGSAPRSSDLAEDVRRAAALLESAKDLHEHAVVIDAVREALAPFCPGLDVPQHPTLVRTAAMWHLSTTVTGTLADHATTSLDLASALHPTPAVCGTPTETARAVIAESEPFDRGAYTGMVGWQDADGDGEWVVTIRCAEAEGRSLRLFAGAGVVAASSPEAETAETAAKFRTFLSAVGAAL
- a CDS encoding NAD(P)H-dependent amine dehydrogenase family protein, with product MISTVVWGTGNVGRAAIRAVEAHPALKLAHVLVHDPAKVGRDAGLLAGLDRDLGVAATDDIDAVLAGSPRAVVYAASGDIRPDEALADIIRAVAGGAVVVTPALYALYDQRGAPPELRDPVLAAVAGGGGSLFVSGVDPGWGNDVLPLLISGLGTAVDAIRCQEIFDYSTYDQPDSVRHLIGMGHPMEYEPLMLAASVPTMVWGGQIRLMARALGVELDDIRETMARRPLETTVTTRTMGEFEAGTQGAVRFEVQGIVEGEPRIVIEHITRIHPSCAPDWPSPPDGAGAHRVIIEGRPRIEVTVEATDEGENRSAGGNATAVGRLVNAIDWLVEAEPGLYDALDVPLRPAAGRLGRKQP
- a CDS encoding FG-GAP repeat protein codes for the protein MRTYRPAAVAAASFLLMAGAAVAAPSASAGTPGGTHADDRNTDFNGDGYEDVLIGAPGGTIGGEKGAGYVTVQYGGPGGIGTSRGAVLSQNTTGVPGSAEAGDGFGRALATGDLDGDGFDDAVVGLPGENIEPVADAGGVVVLWGSAQGLSGADSDWLQTAEPASGGRFGSALAAAHFSPDIPGDQLAVTDRTDFTLFQYDPGTRRNATSSISHIPGTPGREIAPRALTTGDYDDNGLADLVISGVTVGDEPGHGWSAVLLGEVQGLRYDHDLRGGPAVASGDIDNDGFDDLVTGEPGSPDGGESMTGGAVGVYHGSTGDGPVGAEGPGTPPVWWTQDTTGVPGSPEAGDGWGADLSVADTDGDGYADVAVGAPGEDIGAVADAGAVWVLRGAAGGLTATGAASWDQNSVDVPGVPEKGDRWGGQVRLTDPNKDGRFGLLTAAPGENAGDGVVWVFSAGAGGVTPAGSWTFDARPFGGARTGAGYGATIDE
- a CDS encoding carboxymuconolactone decarboxylase family protein, which encodes MIIDIPEGQEPIGYVWGDMVPGIGMAAANFSLSVYEHTTLGLREFEAARLRIAQINGCLFCLDWRTERDGQKVEEEFAGAVSEWRTTGVFDDRTRLAAEYAERYALDHHGLDDAFWARMTAHYSQHEIVELSMSIGSWLAFGRLNHVLGLDAVCVLPGH
- a CDS encoding LysM peptidoglycan-binding domain-containing protein translates to MPFKGHHRRSKSTSLTRGFIAVSAGGVVLALPLIAAGSASAAPAQAVVAEKAAAPTSVSGKEIAAQKTESTTYSVISGDSLSKIARGHSLSGGWERLYQDNRSVVGGNPDLIHPGLKLTIGAKSAAAAPKAATKSEFKAENTSGSASQPSADRAESADRADRSQRTAAPVAVETAATTSTQTATAYTDDLDGWIKESLAVMAEHGIPGSYDSIHRNILRESSGNPQIVNNWDSNAAAGTPSKGLLQVIQPTFDAYHVPGTSLDILDPVANITAACNYAAATYGSIDNVFGAY